One segment of Dolichospermum sp. DET69 DNA contains the following:
- a CDS encoding sugar ABC transporter permease: MFRISRKIKDNFTGYLFITPSLLVLGTFVILPILYSVFLSLHKVQMLGGINYRFIGLGNFHRLLTDERVGIALKNTAEYVAIVVPIQTILALGLAVTLNSGIHGKNWWRILYFLPTVTSSAVLTLIFMWIYNTNGLLNNFLAFLKLPIYNWLGDPNVALKGIMIMNIWSTAPFFMVIYLAALQDISQTLYEAAELDGANGWQQFIYITLPLLQPVTFFVMAMGIIGTFQLFDQSYIFSGGTGGPNNATLTLVLLIYQTVFRNLQMGYGAAIAFLLASVIIILTLIQRQFFGGYKM, translated from the coding sequence ATGTTTAGGATCAGCAGAAAAATCAAGGACAATTTTACAGGTTATTTATTCATAACTCCCAGTCTTTTAGTTTTAGGCACATTTGTAATTTTGCCTATTCTCTATTCTGTATTTCTTTCCTTACACAAAGTGCAAATGTTGGGAGGTATTAACTATCGTTTTATTGGTTTGGGTAATTTTCATCGGTTGTTAACAGATGAAAGAGTAGGAATTGCTTTAAAAAATACAGCAGAATATGTGGCAATTGTTGTTCCTATTCAAACTATTTTGGCTTTAGGTTTAGCTGTGACACTCAATTCTGGCATTCATGGTAAAAATTGGTGGCGGATTCTTTACTTTTTACCCACTGTCACATCTTCGGCTGTATTGACCTTAATTTTTATGTGGATTTATAACACTAATGGACTACTAAATAATTTTTTAGCCTTTCTAAAATTGCCTATTTATAATTGGTTGGGAGATCCAAATGTTGCCCTCAAAGGGATTATGATCATGAATATTTGGTCAACAGCACCGTTTTTTATGGTGATTTATTTAGCAGCTTTACAGGATATTTCTCAAACACTTTATGAAGCCGCAGAACTTGATGGGGCTAATGGTTGGCAACAGTTTATTTATATTACCTTACCTTTATTACAACCTGTGACTTTCTTTGTGATGGCTATGGGGATAATTGGTACTTTTCAATTATTTGATCAGTCTTATATATTTTCTGGGGGAACTGGTGGACCAAACAACGCTACTCTCACTTTAGTTTTGCTAATTTATCAAACCGTATTTCGGAATTTACAAATGGGATATGGGGCAGCAATTGCCTTTTTATTAGCATCTGTAATTATCATCCTCACATTAATTCAGCGGCAATTTTTTGGAGGCTATAAAATGTGA
- a CDS encoding carbohydrate ABC transporter permease translates to MTKIFNSLYFKVILYIFLTVYGIITVIPFLWAFSASFKPLSEIINGEFNFIPKHFTLDNYKQIFLQEPLFGRWFFNSVIIGVSVTILNLLFNSMAGYALARLHFQGKQFWFFLILAVLAVPAQITLIPTFLILKAIGWLNSYPGMIVPSMVNATFIFMMRQFFVNFPRELEEAAQLDGLNAWGIFWYIVLPLAQPALAAQAVFVFMGSWNNFLLPIVILFDPEMFTLPLGLNTFKGQYISYWNYIMAASMVFTLPGLGIYAFFNRYFIQSVTFTGGKG, encoded by the coding sequence GTGACTAAAATCTTTAATTCTTTATATTTCAAAGTTATATTATATATTTTCCTCACAGTTTATGGAATTATTACTGTAATTCCTTTTCTCTGGGCATTTTCGGCATCATTTAAGCCTCTATCAGAGATTATTAATGGGGAGTTTAATTTTATCCCCAAACATTTTACTCTCGACAATTACAAACAAATATTTCTGCAAGAACCTCTATTTGGGCGGTGGTTTTTTAACAGTGTCATTATTGGCGTTAGTGTCACGATTTTAAATTTGCTATTTAACTCAATGGCAGGTTATGCCCTAGCCAGATTACACTTTCAGGGTAAACAGTTCTGGTTTTTCCTGATTTTGGCAGTGTTAGCAGTACCAGCGCAAATTACCCTTATTCCCACATTTTTAATTTTAAAAGCGATTGGTTGGCTAAATTCATACCCAGGGATGATTGTTCCTAGTATGGTTAATGCTACTTTCATTTTTATGATGCGGCAGTTTTTCGTAAATTTCCCTAGGGAATTAGAAGAAGCTGCTCAATTGGATGGTTTAAATGCCTGGGGAATTTTTTGGTATATAGTTTTACCTTTAGCTCAACCAGCATTAGCCGCGCAAGCGGTTTTTGTATTTATGGGTAGTTGGAATAATTTTTTGTTACCCATAGTGATTCTCTTTGACCCGGAAATGTTTACTTTACCTTTGGGACTAAATACTTTTAAAGGTCAATATATTAGCTATTGGAACTATATTATGGCGGCTTCTATGGTGTTTACCCTGCCAGGTTTAGGTATTTATGCTTTCTTTAACCGCTACTTTATCCAAAGTGTTACTTTTACAGGTGGTAAAGGTTGA
- a CDS encoding ABC transporter substrate-binding protein, whose amino-acid sequence MRKKRLFNFLGLVITIAIAIISCQNLLLPKSSPPITVKLSGWIGNPLEQKLLKQVIQDFERQHPQIKVKYEAIADQYMDVIKTRLVGAAAPDVFYLDALEAPFLMGQNVLEPLDNYINPKFDLTDIEPNLLKSFKYQNHIYGLPKDYSTLALFYNKQAFTNVGLTSPPTTWEQLRTYSKQLTGKLNKYGFGEVPELARQAYKITAFGGEIVDKKGYATFANYPGLQGLQLVINQYQKDRSSAQKSDVGTNSGSEMFGQNKVAMVIEGNWAIPYLQETFPKLKFATAEIPKINHQKATMVFTVAYVMNKQAPHKAEAWELISYLTGKEGMKKWTGTGFALPARKSVAQQLGYDQDPLRAPLVAGVDYATPWQLGKYPATIINNFDNQFISVLLGQQPLKQAMLKAQNTANQQIQADI is encoded by the coding sequence GTGAGAAAAAAGAGATTATTTAACTTTTTAGGATTGGTAATCACAATAGCGATCGCTATTATTAGTTGTCAAAATTTGCTATTACCAAAATCATCTCCACCTATTACCGTTAAACTCAGTGGTTGGATAGGTAATCCCCTAGAACAAAAACTTTTAAAACAGGTAATCCAAGACTTTGAAAGGCAGCATCCACAGATAAAAGTCAAGTATGAAGCGATCGCTGATCAATATATGGATGTGATTAAAACCCGCTTAGTAGGAGCAGCGGCCCCAGATGTGTTTTATTTAGATGCGCTAGAAGCCCCTTTTCTAATGGGTCAGAATGTCCTAGAACCCCTTGATAATTACATTAACCCCAAATTTGACCTAACAGACATAGAACCCAATTTACTCAAAAGTTTTAAATACCAAAATCATATTTATGGTCTTCCTAAAGACTATTCTACCTTAGCTTTATTTTATAACAAACAAGCATTTACGAATGTTGGTTTAACTAGTCCTCCCACTACCTGGGAACAACTACGTACCTATTCAAAACAGTTAACAGGCAAACTTAATAAATATGGCTTTGGTGAAGTTCCCGAATTAGCGCGTCAGGCATATAAAATTACAGCTTTTGGGGGAGAAATTGTAGATAAAAAGGGTTATGCTACCTTTGCTAATTATCCAGGGTTACAGGGTTTACAATTAGTAATTAACCAATATCAAAAAGATCGATCATCTGCTCAAAAATCTGATGTCGGGACAAATTCCGGGAGTGAAATGTTTGGACAAAATAAAGTAGCAATGGTAATAGAGGGTAATTGGGCAATTCCCTATCTCCAAGAAACATTCCCCAAACTAAAATTTGCGACAGCAGAGATTCCTAAAATTAATCATCAAAAAGCAACAATGGTTTTTACTGTAGCTTACGTGATGAATAAACAAGCACCGCATAAAGCGGAAGCCTGGGAACTCATTTCCTATCTGACAGGTAAAGAAGGGATGAAGAAATGGACAGGGACAGGATTTGCATTACCAGCCCGTAAATCAGTGGCACAGCAGTTAGGTTATGATCAAGATCCTTTGAGAGCGCCATTAGTAGCAGGAGTTGATTATGCTACGCCTTGGCAATTAGGTAAATATCCCGCCACAATTATCAACAATTTTGATAATCAGTTTATTAGTGTTTTGCTAGGACAACAACCATTAAAACAAGCCATGTTAAAGGCACAAAATACAGCAAATCAGCAAATTCAGGCGGATATCTAG
- a CDS encoding glycerol-3-phosphate acyltransferase, with amino-acid sequence MINFLGILIILIVCPLLGAIPLIGWITYALSGKKLANVGTGNISVAAAFYHGGKLAGSICVVSEALKGVAVVTIAQYCFPLEPVWEIIALIALVIGRYVATKGAGTTNVAWGLLAHDPLVAAFVSLIAAIGFLITRSKETIKLGVLVIFPLFVGIIHSQDIPRIMAAFALSGLIYWIYNQIPDDLNLPVEEANPESQQMMQYLSNEDKIITLDDDLDGEVVGAKAATLSQIKRWGYSVPKGWVLGPDDDPNYLIDFLQPSSLSPLVVRSSAIGEDSQQASAAGQYETILNVTSKAELRQAITQVQASYNHPSAVEYRRRSSSEEAAMGVLIQPQVQSVFSGVAFSRDPISQQGEAVVIEAVSGSPSQIVSGKVTPEQYRVVVADNEKLSCLQFEGSGKVSEALIKQVAYLARRLEKRYLGVPQDIEWSYDGQNLWVLQSRPITTLLPLWTRKIAAEVIPGVIHPLTWSINSPLTCGVWGEIFSIVLGERARGLDFTKTAILHYSRAYFNASLLGEIFLEMGLPPESLEFLTRGASMSKPPMDSTLANLPGLTKLLKRELDLDKDFKSDYRQVFIPGLTQLSNVVIAELSLDQLLTRIDLILNLLHRGTYYSILVPLSAAIRQAVLGAKEEQIDNSVTPEVASLRAMRLLAADAKQILIAGNYEFKPEQVFAQLAETPQGQRILSEIDELIEDYGYLSEVGTDISVPTWRENPQIVRQLFVQLLQAPEVLNLADARTEQANLVQKRVDLKGRVTEVYSRLLAELRWTFLGLEQIWLQSRVLGEQGDIFFLKLDEIRNLIINPDVAFRNSLLELVTNRRSQFLQDSQIIQIPAVVYGYNPPHPIAPVIDPSDNILLGIPASQGQIQGRVKIVRTLQEAHDIDKNTILVVPYTDSGWAPILVQAGGLIAEVGGKLSHGAIIAREYGIPAVMDVRGATYLLQDGQQVIIDGYKGTVEIQ; translated from the coding sequence ATGATTAATTTTTTGGGTATTTTAATTATTTTAATTGTTTGTCCACTTTTAGGAGCAATCCCGCTAATTGGCTGGATTACTTATGCTCTGAGTGGCAAGAAATTAGCCAATGTGGGTACAGGAAATATTAGCGTCGCAGCCGCCTTTTATCATGGTGGTAAGTTGGCGGGAAGTATCTGTGTCGTCTCTGAAGCCCTCAAGGGTGTTGCTGTTGTCACAATTGCCCAATATTGTTTTCCTTTAGAACCAGTATGGGAAATTATTGCTTTAATAGCCTTGGTTATCGGTAGATATGTTGCTACTAAAGGAGCGGGAACAACCAATGTGGCTTGGGGACTGCTGGCCCATGATCCCTTAGTAGCCGCTTTTGTCAGCTTGATTGCAGCTATTGGCTTTTTAATTACTCGCTCCAAAGAAACAATTAAATTAGGGGTATTAGTCATATTTCCCCTATTTGTGGGGATTATCCATTCCCAGGATATACCGAGAATCATGGCTGCTTTTGCTTTATCGGGGTTAATTTACTGGATTTATAACCAAATTCCTGATGATCTTAACCTCCCAGTTGAGGAAGCAAATCCAGAATCCCAACAGATGATGCAATATTTAAGTAATGAGGATAAGATCATTACCTTAGATGATGATTTAGATGGGGAAGTCGTAGGAGCTAAAGCTGCGACATTATCGCAAATTAAACGTTGGGGCTATTCAGTTCCTAAAGGTTGGGTACTAGGTCCTGATGATGATCCCAACTATTTAATTGATTTTCTGCAACCGTCGTCGCTTTCACCTTTAGTCGTCCGTTCTTCAGCAATTGGGGAAGACTCCCAACAAGCATCAGCGGCGGGACAATATGAAACAATTTTAAATGTTACTAGTAAGGCAGAACTCCGGCAAGCGATCACTCAAGTCCAAGCCTCCTATAATCATCCCAGTGCCGTCGAATATCGCCGTCGGAGCAGTTCAGAAGAGGCGGCCATGGGGGTACTCATTCAACCACAAGTCCAAAGTGTATTTTCGGGGGTAGCTTTTAGCCGAGATCCTATTTCTCAACAAGGTGAGGCTGTAGTTATAGAAGCTGTATCTGGTAGTCCCTCTCAAATTGTGTCGGGAAAAGTGACACCAGAACAATATCGAGTCGTGGTTGCTGATAATGAAAAATTATCTTGTCTGCAATTTGAAGGTAGTGGTAAAGTTTCCGAAGCATTAATTAAGCAAGTTGCATACCTAGCTCGGCGCTTGGAAAAACGTTATTTGGGTGTTCCCCAAGATATTGAATGGAGTTATGATGGGCAAAACCTGTGGGTATTACAATCAAGACCCATCACTACGCTTTTACCCTTATGGACAAGAAAAATCGCGGCTGAGGTGATTCCGGGAGTTATTCACCCCTTAACTTGGTCTATTAATTCTCCTTTAACCTGTGGTGTGTGGGGAGAAATTTTTAGTATAGTTTTAGGCGAACGGGCTAGAGGCTTAGATTTTACCAAAACAGCAATACTGCATTACTCTAGAGCTTACTTTAATGCTTCCTTATTAGGAGAAATCTTTTTGGAAATGGGATTACCCCCAGAAAGTCTGGAGTTTCTGACTAGAGGTGCAAGTATGAGTAAACCGCCAATGGATTCCACTTTGGCTAATTTACCAGGACTGACAAAGTTACTCAAGCGGGAACTTGATTTAGACAAAGATTTTAAATCGGATTATCGTCAAGTTTTTATCCCTGGATTGACCCAATTATCAAATGTGGTGATTGCAGAATTATCTCTAGATCAGTTATTAACTAGAATAGATTTAATTCTCAACTTATTACACCGGGGTACTTATTATAGTATTTTAGTCCCCTTGAGTGCAGCTATCCGCCAAGCGGTTTTGGGGGCAAAGGAAGAACAAATTGATAATAGTGTTACCCCAGAGGTAGCATCATTAAGAGCTATGCGTCTTTTAGCTGCGGATGCTAAACAAATCTTAATAGCTGGTAATTATGAGTTTAAACCAGAACAAGTATTTGCACAGTTGGCAGAAACGCCCCAAGGGCAAAGGATTTTATCTGAAATTGACGAATTAATCGAGGATTATGGCTATTTGAGTGAAGTAGGTACGGATATTTCTGTTCCCACTTGGCGAGAAAATCCTCAAATAGTTAGACAATTATTTGTGCAGTTGCTGCAAGCTCCTGAAGTGCTAAATTTAGCTGATGCTCGGACTGAACAGGCAAATTTAGTCCAAAAACGCGTTGATCTCAAAGGTAGGGTAACGGAAGTTTATTCCCGCTTGTTAGCTGAATTACGCTGGACGTTTTTAGGTTTAGAACAGATTTGGCTTCAGTCTAGAGTGTTAGGAGAACAGGGAGATATCTTCTTTCTCAAGTTAGATGAAATTCGCAATTTAATTATTAATCCAGATGTGGCTTTTAGGAATAGCTTATTGGAATTAGTTACCAACAGGCGATCGCAATTTCTCCAAGATAGCCAAATTATCCAAATTCCCGCCGTTGTTTATGGTTATAACCCTCCTCACCCCATTGCCCCTGTAATTGATCCATCTGATAATATTTTATTAGGTATTCCTGCCAGTCAAGGACAAATTCAAGGACGGGTGAAAATAGTCAGAACTTTGCAAGAAGCCCATGATATTGATAAAAATACTATCCTTGTAGTCCCTTACACAGATTCCGGTTGGGCGCCTATTCTAGTGCAAGCTGGGGGGTTAATTGCTGAAGTTGGTGGTAAACTTTCCCACGGGGCAATTATCGCCCGTGAATACGGTATTCCTGCTGTTATGGATGTGCGTGGTGCTACATACCTGCTGCAAGATGGCCAGCAAGTCATCATTGATGGATACAAGGGGACTGTGGAAATACAATAG
- a CDS encoding RRXRR domain-containing protein, whose amino-acid sequence MRVPVISVDNTPLMPTKPSRARRWIKDGSAIGKFDKLGIFYVQLLAESSNTETQEIVLGLDPGKLFSGIAVQSKKFTLQMLHLVLPFKTVKDRMEQRSMMRRSRRGRRINRKLSFSNRNHRQARFDNRRGSKLPPSIRANKDLEYRVISLLLQLYPIKTIVIEEVEARGNKGFSPVMVGQRYQIVRLSQLTNVVLKKGWETSNLRKHLRLHKEKSDKSLQIPETHAVDAVTLACSEFVKYQTWEGAKNHGASWVGNADVTESQFTIVRRPPISRRQLHLMAFSSYGNRRKYGGTTTRHGFRKGDFVKASQGNKTFFGWVSGDTEKQVSVSDANWKRLGQCTVKKVKLIQRSTGLIITAVKTARVASLWCTLCD is encoded by the coding sequence ATGCGAGTACCCGTAATTTCAGTAGACAATACGCCATTAATGCCAACTAAACCAAGTCGTGCAAGACGATGGATCAAAGATGGTAGTGCAATCGGCAAATTCGACAAACTTGGCATTTTCTATGTCCAGTTATTAGCCGAATCAAGTAATACCGAAACGCAAGAAATAGTTCTTGGTTTAGATCCTGGCAAACTTTTTTCAGGTATAGCGGTTCAATCCAAAAAGTTCACCTTGCAGATGCTACATTTAGTTCTACCATTCAAAACAGTCAAAGACCGGATGGAGCAACGATCAATGATGCGACGTAGCAGACGAGGAAGGCGAATCAATAGAAAGCTATCTTTCAGTAACCGTAATCATCGTCAAGCAAGATTTGATAATCGTCGTGGCTCAAAATTGCCTCCAAGTATTAGAGCAAACAAAGACTTGGAATATCGAGTAATTAGTTTACTCCTCCAACTTTACCCCATAAAAACAATTGTTATTGAAGAAGTAGAAGCGCGAGGCAATAAAGGCTTTAGTCCCGTTATGGTTGGGCAGAGATACCAAATTGTCCGACTATCACAACTTACAAATGTCGTTTTAAAGAAGGGCTGGGAAACATCAAACCTTCGTAAGCATCTGAGATTGCACAAAGAAAAATCCGATAAATCTTTGCAAATACCAGAAACGCACGCTGTTGATGCAGTAACGTTAGCTTGCTCTGAATTTGTTAAATACCAGACATGGGAAGGAGCTAAAAATCATGGCGCATCTTGGGTAGGAAATGCAGATGTCACTGAATCCCAATTCACCATTGTCCGTCGCCCACCAATTAGCCGTAGACAATTACATTTGATGGCTTTTAGCTCTTATGGTAATCGTCGGAAATATGGAGGCACTACAACCCGTCATGGTTTTAGAAAAGGTGACTTTGTAAAAGCTAGTCAAGGCAATAAAACCTTCTTTGGCTGGGTTAGTGGAGACACTGAAAAACAAGTTTCAGTTAGTGATGCTAATTGGAAAAGATTAGGACAATGCACTGTTAAAAAAGTTAAGTTGATACAACGATCAACAGGTCTAATTATCACGGCGGTTAAAACCGCCCGTGTCGCTTCCCTCTGGTGCACGCTTTGTGACTGA
- a CDS encoding reverse transcriptase N-terminal domain-containing protein, translating into MIGHRDNSSESWKTLPWKKFRRNLFRLQKRVYKAVQVGDKRKAKSLQKLILKSTAARLMAIRQVTQLNAGKKTAGIDGKKSLTFKERFELNELLKASVSNWKHQELREIPIPKKDGTMRMLKIPTIADRAYQCLVKYALEPAHEATFHARSYGFRTGRSAHDAQKILFINLCSARNGIDKRVIELDIEKCFDRINHTAIMDRLIAPKSIRQGIFRCLKAGVNPEFPEQGTPQGGVVSPLLANIALNGIESIHRYKDAGSKVIEPTIRYADDMVIILRPQDDATEILDKISQFLAERGMKVSEKKTKLTAATDGFDFLGWNFLVQKNGKFRCAPSVDNFKSFRKKVKYIVNNSNYGATTKAEKLAPVVRGWRNYHRFCKMDGSRNSLFHIQNRAFRVFNKETKQNRYTSKQLLDKAFPAVPYSENKHINVKGEKSPYDGDLSYWSERNSKLYNNNTSKALKRQSHKCGHCGLKMLNDEKVHLHHVDANHNNWKPNNLLAIHESCHDYIHMSKNES; encoded by the coding sequence ATGATTGGACACAGAGACAACTCTAGTGAATCTTGGAAGACCTTACCCTGGAAGAAATTCCGCCGTAACTTATTCCGCCTACAAAAACGAGTGTACAAAGCGGTTCAAGTTGGAGACAAGCGCAAAGCTAAGTCCCTACAAAAGCTGATTCTGAAATCAACCGCAGCGAGATTAATGGCTATCCGTCAAGTAACACAGCTAAACGCTGGTAAAAAGACCGCAGGAATTGATGGCAAAAAGTCCCTTACCTTTAAGGAACGCTTTGAGCTTAATGAACTGCTAAAAGCATCCGTTAGCAACTGGAAACACCAGGAACTAAGAGAAATACCCATCCCCAAAAAGGACGGTACGATGAGGATGCTGAAAATCCCTACTATTGCAGACAGAGCTTACCAATGCCTTGTCAAATACGCATTAGAACCAGCGCACGAGGCAACCTTCCATGCTAGGAGCTACGGGTTTAGGACGGGACGTTCAGCGCATGACGCACAGAAAATCCTGTTCATAAACCTATGCTCTGCGCGAAATGGAATAGATAAAAGGGTTATAGAACTCGATATCGAAAAATGCTTTGATAGGATAAACCACACCGCCATCATGGATAGACTCATAGCTCCCAAGAGCATAAGACAAGGTATTTTCCGATGTCTCAAAGCCGGAGTCAACCCAGAATTTCCTGAACAGGGAACGCCTCAAGGCGGAGTGGTAAGTCCACTACTAGCTAACATCGCTTTAAACGGCATTGAAAGCATCCACAGATATAAAGATGCCGGAAGTAAAGTAATAGAACCAACAATCCGATACGCGGATGACATGGTGATAATACTCAGACCTCAAGACGATGCCACAGAAATACTTGACAAAATCAGTCAGTTTTTAGCAGAGCGGGGAATGAAAGTCAGCGAGAAAAAGACAAAGCTAACCGCCGCGACAGATGGGTTTGATTTCCTCGGCTGGAACTTTTTAGTCCAGAAAAACGGGAAGTTTAGATGCGCTCCATCAGTGGACAATTTTAAATCTTTTCGCAAGAAAGTAAAATACATCGTCAACAACTCGAATTATGGTGCTACCACAAAGGCTGAGAAATTAGCCCCTGTAGTTAGAGGCTGGAGGAATTACCACCGCTTCTGCAAGATGGACGGGTCAAGAAACTCGTTATTTCACATCCAAAACAGAGCATTTAGGGTATTCAACAAGGAAACTAAACAGAATCGCTATACCAGTAAGCAATTACTAGATAAGGCGTTTCCAGCAGTCCCTTACTCCGAAAACAAACACATCAATGTCAAAGGTGAGAAATCACCTTATGACGGAGATTTAAGTTATTGGAGCGAACGTAACAGCAAGCTCTATAACAACAATACCTCTAAAGCCCTCAAACGGCAAAGCCATAAATGTGGTCATTGTGGTCTTAAAATGCTCAATGATGAGAAGGTACACTTACATCATGTTGATGCCAATCATAACAATTGGAAACCAAACAACCTTCTAGCAATTCATGAAAGCTGCCACGATTATATTCACATGAGCAAAAACGAAAGCTAA